The region AATGTGTATAATACAGGGAGACACATTCGCTAATTACTATTAGCTTGTGTCATGTTAGGTCCTTTCTTACTTTGAGCCAACGGTTTGTGAAAGAAACCTAGTTCTCTTCATATACTGTAAAACATTATGCATCAACTATCTTTAATTGTGAATTACACCAAAACAAATCCTAACAGTTTAACCATTAAGGCAAGGTGGTATGTGGGTTACAGTCCACAACAATAACACTGCCTTGTATAAAGCGAGCAGACACTTTTTACAAGGTTGGTTCCCTTCCGGCTAGAGGGGACAGCCTGTTTTGTCCTTGAGATCCTGGACCCAGCGTGGCTCTCATACTCTCAATGGTGATTTATAGATGGTATTGTTGTGCTTCTCAATATTGTTCAATACACAGCCTGTGATTACCTCGTCCCCCTGCCACTCTGGACCTTGTCATGGCTtccttccaaatggcaccctattccctatgtagtgcactacttttgatcagggcccatagggttctcgtcaaaatgtgtgcactatatagggaatagggtgccatttcggacataGCACCAGGCAGACATCTCAGACAGGGACTATAAGGCCCCTGATGGCCCTGGGGCCCCTTGTCAAAATCATTGTTTTGGGCAGGATTTTGATAGCCTGGAATCCAAACTGATATGTTCTGTTTTAATGGTGAAATTGAGCATATCAGTTTAGATTCCAGGCTATGAGTTTTTAGGGTCATTTCAGTTTTAATAAGAGGGAATTCAACACTGTTTGTGTTATGTGGGCAGGAAAAGGGAATGCACTGTCATGGGCCTGTCCTGTCTAACCATGTATAGCACCCGTTGAAAGGGCACATACAACAACGTACGCATGAAGACATGCACACAGCGTAGGATCATATGCACTCCAAAATACTGATGCCACAGGGAAGAAGTTGTAATACATCCTGTTCCCCAAAAAACATAGTGAACGAGAGTTTGGCCATGCTTTCAAATGATCTGTAACTTGATACAcctaaaacaaaaaacatttgcatCTGTTACAACATACACATGAAATAAACAGCTGTTAAATTGGACTGGATGGAATATGAAGTGGAACAGCGTTCATCCACATTTGGATGGAGGACAGGACGATGCTAACTGTCAGATGGACATAAAACTGTCAATTAAAAATGATCTCTCAGAGCCTATTCATTTTGAAGTCAGTTCCACGACCACTATCCCAATTTAAGCCCTGATATTACCGTAGTGTCCGTGCTAGCTGAAGAGCTGTTTCAATTCAATCATTATATTGGATAACACAGTCACAGAAAATAATAGTCTACTTACTATCAGAATTAAACAATTTGTTGATCTCTTTGAGTACACATCATTCGGTTATGTTGCACTTCTTCAGAAAGCAGGGAAATCTATGCCCTTAAGCTGTGAAGCGTGGCGGTTCGTATGTGCTGGAAAAATGAAGAATCAAAGCAATAGTCTTTATGCAATGCCTGCTCTCTTCCTAGTCCACTTTCTCTATCCATAGTGAAATGCATAAAACTTTTCTTTGAAATATTGGAATTGCTGTGGTTTAATGATAATAAAAAGCCCATTTGTGCAGATAACCGTAACAAGACTAAGGAGCTTGCAGACACTGCCACCTATTGGCAAGAGAGGAAAGCCATATGGCTAAACTAAAGCACAGCATCtaactcccaaatggcaccctctacCTATAAAGTGCACCCTGTGGGCCTatgtcaaaactagtgcactatacagggaatacgttgacatttgggatgcagccatagACATTGATGTCCGTGGCAAAGTGTCTTCTAGCAGTGATCTGAAAAGCCTTCGCTGTGATGGATGGCAAAGCCCAGCTGACCATATTGCTGTGCTAATAAAAACCTGCCCTGCAATTCACATAGCTCACtgtgtttagtttttttttttaccccggCACCATTGCTTTTAAGAGGAAAACTGGTTTAGGTGTCAAAAAGAACGATGCCCCTCAGACCGCGACTCACCTCAAGAGGTATAGAATGAAAGGAGAACTATATTTACAACTGCGTTTTCTCCCGGCTTGAGACAGCAGGAAAGACCTTACAGATGAAAGTTTTACCTCACTACTCCTTACTTGAACCTTTTGACTTCACTGCTTCGTTACAAGATGGGCAGTTACCGTACAATAACAATCATTTTAAAATcgataagtaaaaaaaataacaaggataaaaagatacagtgccttgcgaaagtattcggcccccttgaactttgcgaccttttgccacatttcaggcttcaaacataaagatataaaactgtatttttttgtgaagaatcaacaacaagtgggacacaatcatgaagtggaacgacatttattggatatttcaaacttttttaacaaatcaaaaactgaaaaattgggcgtgcaaaattattcagcccccttaagttaatactttgtagcgccaccttttgctgcgattacagctgtaagtcgcttggggtatgtctctatcagttttgcacatcgagagactgacattttttcccattcctccttgcaaaacagctcgagctcagtgaggttgagtggagagcatttgtgaacagcagttttcagttctttccacagattctcgattggattcaggtctggactttgacttggccattctaacacctggatatgtttatttttgaaccattccattgtagattttgctttatgttttggatcattgtcttgttggaagacaaatctccgtcccagtctcaggtcttttgcagactccttccagaatggtcctctatttggctccatccatcttcccatcaattttaaccatcttccctgtccctgctgaagaaaagcaggcccaaaccatgatgctgccaccaccatgtttgacagtggggatggtgtgttcagctgtgttgcttttacgccaaacataacgttttgcattgttgccaaaaagttcaattttggtttcatctgaccagagcaccttcttccacatgtttggtgtgtctcccaggtggcttgtggcaaactttaaacgacactttttatggatatctttaagaaatggctttcctcttgccactcttccataaaggccagatttgtgcaatatacgactgattgttgtcctatggacagagtctcccacctcagctgtagatccctgcagttcatccagagtgatcatgggcctcttggctgcatctctgatcagtcttctccttgtatgagctgaaagtttagagggacagccaggtcttggtagatttgcagtggtctgatactccttccatttcaatattatcgcttgcacagtgctccttgggatgtttaaagcttgggaaatctttttgtatccaaatccggctttaaacttcttcacaacagtatctcggacctgcctggtgtgttccttgttcttcatgatgctctctgcgcttttaacagacctctgagactatcacagtgcaggtgcatttatacggagacttgattacacacaggtggattgtatttatcatcattagtcatttaggtcaacattggatcattcagagatcctcactgaacttctggagagagtttgctgcactgaaagtaaaggggctgaataattttgcacgcccaatttttcagtttttgatttgttaaaaaagtttgaaatatccaataaatgtcgttccacttcatgattgtgtcccacttgttgttgattcttcacaaaaaaatacagttttatatctttatgtttgaagcctgaaatgtggcaaaaggtcgtaaagttcaagggggccgaatactttcgcaaggcactgtacagcatAAGAATTCATGGATCAAATAAAAAAGAAGACCTTTAAAGAAAACAAAAGCAGCGTGTGTATAAAATGCAGCGCTGCCAACACTGTCAGACGATGAGGGACGATCTGACGGTGAGCAAGCTGTTGCCATGCAATATGAACCATGGGCCATCATGGTGTCAGTATACAGTGCAGTCAGCAGAGGACCGCTGGGTACACAGGAAGTCACTCGTTATCTCTTTGTATCCAGGGGCGTCTGTAAGGCCACTTCCTGTTTTAATTTACAAGGAGAACAATTAGTGACAACATTTTATAATTCATGTGCAGATGATACAATATATGTATTGGAGTTAACCATCTCACCTTCCATGAGATTATAGAGGTTGCAGTAGTTTGTGCCGTGATCTCTAATGGCATACCAGCTCTCTGAGACAGACATGGCCTGCAGAGAAAGAACGATTCTGGTTAGAAGAAGTGTTAAAGACCTGAGACATGTTACAGTAGTGTTAGCTGCAGATAACCCACAAAAAGAGATGTGATCCTTAAATAAGCCTACACATTATATTATTGTCCTTATATGTCATATGGATGTATAGAAATGACAACAGGATCCGAGAATATCCCTCCTACCGAGACGTGACAGTGGGTGAAGAACTCAAAGGAGACCAGACGGAACGTCAAGTCATCGACAGTCTTCTTaaatggtgtggtgtgtttggcTGCTATGAAGTGGATAGAGGCTGCCTGGAGCTGGGgagcagagggaaagagataaagagaaagagatcaagagagagagagtagacggGTCATAGTCTGTAGTCGGAAATATGCAACACACATAGGGTTGTAAAACTACCAGTATTTTaccaaagttactggaattttctctacttttggtCATTAACAGGTCATCTATGGcaatctatggtaactttggCAATTTATACTTAAATAACTgaaaatatatattcatataaAATATGAAGTCAAGAGAAAACAGCTACATTTATTTTAAAAAGCATCTAAACAACAATGACAATTTCAAATTAACTGCAACTTTTCCAACAACTTACTTTTTTGACAACTGACACCAGTTTGGCACCAAAACATTTACCACAATCACATATTGACAGAGTAAATAAAGTTGAGTAAAAATATAAAGGATAATTCATAGTGAAGCCCTCACATTAAACACCAacggtattcactaagttgattgATTATATTTAGGTCACAggtggttggtggcaccttaattggggagaatgggcttgtggtaatgacgggagcggaatggtatcaaatacatcaaacacacggTTTCAAGTTGTTTGATATCTTTTTACTCCATTTGCTCCATTCTGGACATTATtttgagccgttctcccctcagcagcctccactgatttaggatgatgttttacagctttgttaCAATGTTTTAGATTCAAATAATCTCAATTTatgattttatatattttacatgttttGAAAATTCCATAAAAGGCTTGAACGTTTCAACTTTGAAAGTTACCAGTAATATACTCTTCTTTTgcaaccctaaacacacacaagTAGTTATACGATATAAAAAAAGCACACACACCATACCTTGTAGAGGCACCTCTGTCCCCCCATCACACAGCTGGACATGGTCCTCCACTGCTTGATCTGAGTGACCAGACCTTCATAGACTTGTCTACAGGGGATCCCAAAATACCTGTAGTAGGAACCAGAACATAGAAACACATCGATGAAGGGGCTTAATACTTAGTCTCGTCGGGCTATCAGCTTGTCTTGTTGAGAAGCTTGGGCCCCAGAAGCTACTCATTACTATTGTCCACCATAGTCATTTCAGGTAAAATGGCACTGGCACCATCTTGTGGATACAGAGGGTAGTGTTCAACTGGGCCTAACAGAACTGCTAATTCAATTCACAGGTGGTTGTAATAAATCAGCACTTTGTAAAgatatagatttttatttggagcCATTTTGCACAGAGAGCTATAATAAATGATTAGTCATCATGAGGGGCATGTCCATGAGATCATATGtttgtatttatttgatttaactaggcaattcttatttacaatgacagcctaccccggccaaacccggacgacgctgagccaactgtgcgccgccctatgggactcccaatcacggccggttgtgatacagcctggaatcgaaccagggtctgtaatgacacctctagcagtgccttagaccgctgcgccactcgggtatGGGTCAGACCATAAAACAGCAAGAGTGAACAACAGCAACCATTTGTTTTACAAACATCCAGCACCGCAATAAAAACAGCATGCACCATCTGGTCAAAACATAGACATATAGTAATAGCATAGTAATGGTCAAACAGTAGCTTACCATTCTACTTTGCATTGTGCATGGAGAGGTCCCGCGGATGTGATCTTGAGATTTGAGGTCCCAAAAACTAGAGCCACCGCAAGGATCCACCCTGCCAAATGCATCTTGTGAAAAGTAATATTTTTTGAAGCAGTATCCAAGGAATACATtcacaacaccaacaacaaagTTCTGAGGCCTGTCTTGGGAGACGGATAGAAAATCACAGGATGGTCATGTGCGTTTAGAGGAAAGGAAACAGCCTAAACTCAATTAACTTTAGAAAAAAAGATCCATCGTTCTACAGAGcagagacagagctacagaggaCAAGACTAGAGAGACATCTATGGGTCGTTGAAATGAAAGCATCTACTGTGAACTTGTAAACTGCTTCATCAATGAACATACATTACAGCCATACATTCCAGGCAAGTGCATGTTCAGGGTTCAATAATGAATTGGAGACTCTCcaaaaaggagagaaaaaagtTATTCAAGTTGTTGTAAGAGGATGAATAGGACATTCAAGATACAGTGTGGTTGTTGAAAGCTTTTTTGGtgcaaataaaatatattttctatattgGTTAACTCAGTCtttagaatataatataacttATTTTATTCCTAGAGGTGTCTGTATGTGTTCGTTGTTCATGTTTGCCCATGTCTTCTAGAAGGAACTAAATATTACAGAAATTGTAAACACACCATTCAAAATGTGTGGCTGTGAATTGTATCCTAGACCCGCCCCGAAATGTCGTATTTACTCCGCCTCACGGGCGTACTTACCTATCCTTGCCCAGAGGTGTGTAATATATCACGCCCCTTCCAAATCCAACTTCCAATCCGTGGACAGAATTTGCCAGACCCCCTCCTTGCCGCGGTCCTTTCACTATAGAACGCTCAGTGCCCCACGTCCGCATTTTGAAGACACGTAGGTTGTGGAGCTTTTAAATAGATGTAGCCCGAGCCGCGAGCTCGTCGAGGACTGGACACTTCTCTTCATAATGTAAATTATCCCCGTGTCCTCCACGCAGCTTCCGTTTTCCCCCACAACTTTCATCCCTTTGGACCCGTCCATCGGCAGGATAAATATTTGTAGATGACCTAAACTTCCAGTAAGTCACTGAcataacacacatacagtaggttgACAGATTGTCCACATTTATGCCATTGTTTGCTTTTACTAATGCTATTTGCGCATATGTTCTCTGGTAAGGATTTTATagacacttttttttaaagttacaACGAAATCTTCAAGTAAACCAATAAAACATTTTATACAGGTATGACATTTCCATATTGGCTTTCTACTTTAGTAGGCTACACTGCACTATACTAGGCTACAAATGTAATACTGTTTTTCTTCCTAATCTATTTCTGTCACAATTATGTTATTGTGTTGCCTTTTGCCAGTCGTTTTTTTTCCTCGGGTATTAATGGTTTTGGTTTAATGCCGTGGGAATGAAAGTCATGTGGATTCTGCTCTCAGATCTCGAGTTCTTCACATTCCATCTTGTGAATTAAACCCACGAGAGTCTGATTGGAACGGGCTAATTATTCACAGATTTCAGGTCCGTCACTCGGTCGCGTCGTTACATTATTATGAACGTTCTCCAAGCCGCCCTCTATCGGTGGCGCTATAGTGGTGGCCTAAAGAGGTTACAAACCCAGTCAGTCATTCTGGGTGAAGGTAACTACTGTTTTGTCTAAATTACTCTATAATTCCTGGAAATACGATGATATTTCAACATTAGTCAAATATTTAGTAGGAAACCACTTCATCAGCATTATCATGTCGTCAAATTGACTTGAGACAGATGACAACGTTGTCATTAGCTAGCAAAGTTTGTCAATACTGCATATACAGTCAATTTggtgacatcaaaatgatgacagAATGTTTTTCAACAAATAATTTGCCTCCATGTGAATGCCATTGTATTTCCAAGCAACTGTAAAGATTGCAGTcaagagtgcagtataactgaaGTCACTGCAATATGATGcaaatactgcatccaaaataacatttttttactgcagtaattttgcagtgtaaactgcagttagagtgcagtataacttcAGTTCAACTGCAGTACATTGCAGTTGTTCTGCcattactgcatccaaaatatCACAGCCGACTGCAATTACGgaacttttactgcagtttcaaaacggcaatatttttttgtaagcgcactcattgacgatgcattgagtagaatgctcatCAATCGGTTCAAAACAATAATGTGACAACATACAACCCATGATATTCACGATAGTTGCGTCTATTATAGGCATTGGTTGAAGCTCGGTGTTAAATTGAAATATCCGTATCATATCTAAGCCAATATGACACCAGTCTCGATGAAAATTTGCAAAGCAACTTGATTGGAGGTCCACAACACACTCCACGCCCATCGTCATCAGCCGTCCGTCATTTACTGAGAACCACATACCAGATTTGTAATAGGGTCTTTAGCGATTGAGTTTTAAGAGTATTTCTTGCGCCTACCTAGCTCAAATTCTAGAGGTCAGATTAAAACTAGACTATAGCGTCCATAAAGTGACCATgcgatttaaaataaataataaccgGATTGACAAAATCAGCTGCTTGCCCCATGCTGCCAGTCATAAGAAGTGTTTGCGAACAAACCTAGgctactgtgtgtatatatatatatatataactacatTGTGGTATTCAAGCTGAGGTCAATCAATAAATGCAAACATATATGTTGATTATTAATTAATGTTACCTAGCTACAAAGTCCAGCAACTACTGTAGGCTCTGTAGCTAGCAAACACCAGTCAGCTGCGTATAATCGGAGCACAAATAAACTAGCGAACGTCCTTGGCTGCTATGATATCCAATgaactttagctagctaagtaaccTTAGCCAGCGTAGATTTGTAACGTTAGTTAACGTGTATGGCCAGTTCATGCGCCACAATATATTATACTTTCTTACACAAAACATAACTAATGTTAACTAACTAGTTAAGTTTAAAACCAGCAAATTTTGGGAAACTGCCACGCTGATGATCACGTTCATTTGCATTGCACAGGCCAAACTACAGTAACGTTAAAACGAGGTAGCCAGATTTCAGACGGGACAAACACTGCAGTTAGCTATGCTATATTTCCTTGACTAAGAACATCCAAGACCACAACACAAACCGTAGCCAAGAAAACAAATTGCTTTGTTAATACGAAACAGTAAATTAGATATGTTGAACTGCATATAGTAAATAGTTGAACCCAAAACTAAACTTGTGTTTACACTTGTTACACATTATTTTGACAGAGGTAATGCACTGTCCATTGATCAGCAAAGCAATTGATAAAACAGGACCATGTTTGAAACATGTTCCTGTTTTATCAATTGCTGTGCTGATCAATGAGCTTATGTCAATATTACACAGATAAGTTAACAGTTTCAGAAATGCAAACAGGCTCTATCAATCTGGGCTACTGTGTCCAACACACCACCACCTGTGTTTATGTTGGGTGCCTActgacccccccaaaaaatgttttttattgataaaataaaggtttaaggaaatttattttattttttatttcacgtttatttaaccaggtaggcaagttgagaacaagttctcatttacaattgcgacttggccaagataaagcaaagcagttcgacacatacaacgacacagagttacacatggagtaaaacaaacatacagtcaataatacagtataaacaagtctatatacgatgtgagcaaatgaggtgagataagggaggtaaaggcaaaaaggccatggtggcaaagtaaatacaatatagcaagtaaaacactggaatggtagatttgcaatgggagaatgtgcaaagtagaaataaaaataatggggtgcaaaggagctaaataaataaataaataaataaaatacagtagggaaagaggtagttgtttgggctaaattataggtggggtatgtacaggtgcagtaatctgtgagctgctctgacagttggtgcttaaagctagtgagggagataagtgtttccagtttcagagatttttgtagtttgttccagtcattggcagcagagaactggaaggagaggcggccaaagaaataattggttttgggggtgactagagagatatacctgctggagcgtgtgctacaggtgggagatgcaatggtgaccagcgagctgagataaggggggactttacctagcagggtcttgtagatgacatggagccagtgggtttggcgacgagtatgaagcgagggccagccaacgagagcgtacaggtcgcaatggtgggtagtatatggggctttggtgacaaaacggattgcactgtgatagactgcatccaatttgttgagtagggtattggaggctattttgtaaatgacatcgccaaagtcgaggattggtaggatggtcagttttacaagggtatgtttggcagcatgagtgagggatgctttgttgcgaaataggaagccaattctagatttaactttggattggagatgtttgatatgggtctggaaggagagtttacagtctaaccagacaactaagtatttgtagttgtccacgtattctaagtcagagccgtccagagtagtaatgttggacgggcgggtaggtacaggtagcgatcggttgaagagcatgcatttagttttacttgtatttaagagcaattggaggagaGTTGAAGGAGAgttggaaggagagttgtatggcattgaagcttgcctggagggttgttaacacagtgtccaaagaagggccagaagtatacagaatggtgtcgtctgcgtagaggtggatcagagactcaccagcagcaagagcgacctcattgatgtatacagagaagagtcggtccaagaattgaaccctgtggcacccccatagagactgccagaggtccggacagcagaccctccgatttgacacactgaactctatcagagaagtagttggtgaaccaggcgaggcaatcatttgagaaaccaaggctgtcgagtctgccgatgaggatgtggtgattgacagagtcgaaagccttggccagatcaatgaatacggctgcacagtaatgtttcttatcgatggcggttaagatatcatttaggaccttgagcgtggctgaggtgcacccatgcgGTACAACTCACACTATTGTGGAAGCACCTCTAAGAGTATGAATTAAGCTGTTTGAGTAGGTTTGAATCATAAGCAACCTGCCTACCAATAGTTTGAAATACAGTACCAACATAGCTACTTTTGTAGGTCAAAGCtatgtgctggaaaaccttggtagagcattgtGGTGCACGTGTAAATTTCCTGACTTTTTTGGCTTCAGACCTATGCCTCTTCTCACTTATTCCCACTCACTTGTTTTCAATAATGTTCTATTGGTCAGTAAGACCACATAGTCAACTCTATAGGTGTACTAGC is a window of Oncorhynchus mykiss isolate Arlee chromosome 11, USDA_OmykA_1.1, whole genome shotgun sequence DNA encoding:
- the LOC118937336 gene encoding uncharacterized protein LOC118937336 isoform X1 — its product is MYSLDTASKNITFHKMHLAGWILAVALVFGTSNLKITSAGPLHAQCKVEWYFGIPCRQVYEGLVTQIKQWRTMSSCVMGGQRCLYKLQAASIHFIAAKHTTPFKKTVDDLTFRLVSFEFFTHCHVSAMSVSESWYAIRDHGTNYCNLYNLMEGSGLTDAPGYKEITSDFLCTQRSSADCTVY
- the LOC118937336 gene encoding uncharacterized protein LOC118937336 isoform X2 → MSSCVMGGQRCLYKLQAASIHFIAAKHTTPFKKTVDDLTFRLVSFEFFTHCHVSAMSVSESWYAIRDHGTNYCNLYNLMEGSGLTDAPGYKEITSDFLCTQRSSADCTVY